Proteins encoded by one window of Cylindrospermum stagnale PCC 7417:
- a CDS encoding glutathione S-transferase family protein produces MLLLQFSTSHYCRKARLALGYKRISYKIENLTPGLHILKVKPLTGLTTLPVLLPQIEGQQQLITRSAAPMAIADSTEIFKFLETYQQEPALFLPNHEQQTEAWMLEDWLDESIGTAARFVYYQFRAGEGKQIDPSVFSQMVIGVVRQQYRINNATVKLAASRLDTALEELSNRWRKSDYLVGSSLSVADIAAAALLSPLALIPQYRQAHPWLFERIVQVHQLCGEPLPPGL; encoded by the coding sequence ATGCTGCTACTACAATTTAGTACATCTCACTATTGTCGCAAAGCCCGTCTAGCACTGGGTTATAAGCGAATCAGTTACAAGATAGAAAATCTTACTCCTGGCTTGCACATCTTGAAAGTGAAGCCGCTGACCGGTTTGACAACATTACCAGTTTTGTTGCCCCAAATTGAGGGACAACAGCAATTGATTACGCGGAGCGCAGCGCCAATGGCGATCGCTGATTCTACCGAAATTTTCAAATTTCTAGAAACTTATCAGCAAGAACCAGCACTATTTTTACCCAACCACGAACAGCAAACTGAAGCCTGGATGCTAGAAGATTGGTTGGACGAAAGTATCGGTACAGCAGCACGGTTTGTGTATTATCAGTTTCGCGCTGGTGAGGGAAAGCAAATCGATCCTTCAGTTTTTAGCCAGATGGTGATCGGCGTAGTGCGACAACAATACCGAATCAACAATGCCACTGTAAAACTAGCTGCAAGTAGGTTGGATACAGCTTTAGAAGAATTATCTAACCGCTGGCGAAAAAGTGATTATTTGGTTGGTAGCAGTCTGAGTGTGGCCGATATTGCCGCAGCTGCCTTGCTGAGTCCTTTAGCGCTCATTCCTCAGTACCGTCAGGCACACCCCTGGCTATTTGAACGGATTGTGCAAGTCCATCAACTCTGTGGTGAGCCATTACCACCAGGTCTCTAA